The following are encoded together in the Vespa velutina chromosome 3, iVesVel2.1, whole genome shotgun sequence genome:
- the LOC124947910 gene encoding uncharacterized protein LOC124947910 → MIRLFGKGNSKQTMANRKKIDRSSRSVSKNTRQLTTDTMFSSSSSSDEADQLSARRDRILIQDHLSRNRVIENDQQTGQDVSRREENPFSFKHFLRNESQTNYYKTGARPKIYSSSATSPNNLEKDNGVYSRNPTELPDFVQDHLVIEQCYLNHVSDQQSIPDVDNLPDFALNSVEQRQSRHRNDSKKTQSQLLPDIPFDLTGSIDKAILHEDYFLSNVTCSNNINLPIFDTVDNIIDTLESASDSGEPEISNNVVTRDCTPTNDSSVPKLLPDFLNDGPIHSRTNLSNDIGSNSQSNMVESTERRLLLENDRLRQELDSARRKINEKSIRIQMLEAELASRKEVDYEETAHLEKAVEQVEDNLKRSTKRALSAENTVTSLKKEIKALTTELSQLRLENRELRSAVATTDKNEGGMTSENVDKTVRRLAGELRTAASTAEISLRQLMSGVENLRVLASTLENVDRIEDTTKDFLPDLDENNAAGPAL, encoded by the exons ATGATTCGTTTGTTTGGGAAGGGAAATTCAAAACAAACAATGGCGAATCGTAAAAAGATCGATAGATCTTCACGATCGGTATCAAAAAATACAAGACAGCTTACTACAGATACAATGTTTTCATCATCTTCGTCCTCCGACGAAGCTGATCAGCTGTCTGCAAGACGtgatagaattttaattcaGGATCATCTTAGTAGAAATCGAGTAATTGAAAATGATCAACAGACAG GTCAAGATGTTTCACGTCGTGAAGAAAATCCATTTAGCTTTAAACACTTTTTGAGAAATGAATCTcagacaaattattataaaactgGTGCAAGGCCAAAGATTTATTCTTCCTCTGCAACGAGTCCAAATAATCTCGAGAAAGATAATGGAGTTTATTCTCGAAATCCAACTGAATTACCAGATTTCGTACAAGATCATTTAGTCATAGAACAATGCTACTTAAATCATGTATCAGATCAACAAAGTATACCTGATGTAGACAATCTTCCAGATTTTGCATTAAACAGCGTAGAGCAAAGGCAATCACGGCATAGAAATGATTCAAAAAAGACTCAGTCACAACTTTTGCCTGATATTCCTTTTGATCTTACTGGTTCAATAGATAAAGCTATACTTCATGAGGATTATTTCCTTTCAAACGTAACATGTTcaaataacataaatttacCTATATTTGATACagttgataatattattgacaCTTTAGAGTCAGCTTCAGATTCAGGAG aaccAGAAATTAGTAATAATGTCGTTACAAGAGATTGTACACCAACAAATGATTCAAGTGTACCCAAATTATTGCCAGATTTCTTAAATGATGGACCAATTCATAGTAGAACAAATCTTTCCAATGATATTGGATCTAATTCGCAATCTAATATGGTAGAGTCAACAGAACGAAgg CTTTTATTAGAGAATGATAGGTTGAGACAAGAGTTGGACTCAGCTCgcagaaaaattaatgaaaaatcaattag AATTCAAATGTTGGAAGCAGAACTTGCTTCTAGAAAAGAAGTAGATTATGAAGAAACTGCACATCTTGAAAAAGCAGTGGAACAAGttgaagataatttaaaaCGCAGTACg AAAAGAGCACTCAGTGCAGAAAATACTGTAacatcattaaaaaaagaaattaaagcaTTAACG ACAGAACTATCGCAACTACGATTGGAAAATAGGGAACTTAGATCTGCCGTTGCTACTACAGATAAAAATGAAGGCGGTATGACCTCAGAGAATGTGGATAAAACCGTGCGAAGACTTGCTGGTGAATTAAGAACTGCTGCTTCAACAGCTGAAATTTCACTCAG ACAATTGATGTCTGGAGTGGAGAATCTAAGGGTACTTGCCTCTACCCTTGAAAATGTAGACAGAATAGAAGATACGACCAAAGATTTCTTACCCGATTTGGATGAAAATAATGCTGCTGGTCCTGCACTCTGA
- the LOC124947909 gene encoding ATM interactor produces the protein MEETRVSKNRSTYCEMVCPSAEELSVIKNSICCEQCGLLFRNEPRYRLHNLKVHQRKKLGKTIKENVHYHCPVETCVYAPESERYFTTMKYLKQHYLKVHAEKTFACTRCAKSFSTEAAKEGHMRICGIEFSCYCSKTYSTYEALLTHAKRSLHTIDNKYKSSLRRTNSKMARNISLSPTVISTVNKPVNILPSQNNNKGNNSNVNVTEKITVNIGVQTDECKKYRRASSPLKQVTNNNGTSGKRRVSKQTQTIRIQDQKHGGRSMETQTPDTKFIGKEPLKVRKRRKSNSISKKPESSLLKEDTIMEDNFTSSNLFPASPLPLRHDVGLQDFWEEKNNSDTQTIPEKDMFEALHDNVSQTDLETFYSHSSSSLIQCLPKSTVALMTLPYTEDSTVQEYSFSSTNNISRSDPMLTEKTFHDKFSSIETQTEQGYSQTFFDSDALSRTFALSSTIETQTTDNFDNMEQLFYNNTYTQTSDEMISSDLVLTNIQTQTAWTQLDDTTVSAETQTKSLICETGCNISMGACRSWLNAQTSHTETQTDLLSIFEGLQ, from the exons ATGGAGGAAACGCGAGTATCCAAGAACCGATCGACGTACTGTGAAATGGTCTGCCCTTCGGCAGAGGAATTaagtgttataaaaaatagcATATGCTGTGAGCAGTGCGGTCTATTATTCCGAAACGAGCCAAGATATCGACTGCACAACTTGAAGGtacatcaaagaaaaaaattaggaaaGACCATAAAGGAAAACGTTCATTATCACTGCCCGGTAGAAACTTGTGTTTATGCGCCAGAATCGGAAAGATATTTTACGACAATGAAATATCTGAAGCAG CATTATCTGAAGGTGCATGCAGAGAAGACTTTCGCGTGTACACGTTGTGCTAAAAGTTTTTCGACCGAAGCTGCGAAGGAGGGACACATGAGGATATGTGGTATAGAATTTTCCTGTTATTGCTCGAAAACTTACAGCACTTACGAGGCACTCCTTACCCATGCTAAAAGATCTTTGCATACTATagacaataaatataagagtTCTTTAAG ACGAACCAATTCAAAAATGGCccgtaatatttctttgtctCCTACTGTCATATCTACGGTAAATAAGCCTGTTAATATTTTACCAAGTcagaataataacaaaggaaataattctaatgttAATGTAACTGAAAAGATCACTGTTAATATCGGTGTACAAACCGATGAGTGTAAGAAGTATAGAAGAGCATCAAGTCCATTGAAACAGGTAACCAATAATAATGGAACCAGTGGAAAGCGAAGAGTATCTAAACAAACGCAAACGATCAGAATACAAGATCAAAAACATGGTGGTAGATCAATGGAGACTCAAACTCCAGATACTAAATTCATTGGAAAGGAACCCCTTAAAGTTAGAAAACGTAGAAAGAGTAATTCAATATCGAAAAAACCAGAATCTTCACTACTTAAAGAAGATACTATTATGGAAGATAATTTCACTTCTTCCAATTTATTTCCTGCTAGTCCTTTGCCATTAAGACATGATGTAGGCTTACAAGACTtttgggaagaaaaaaacaattctgATACACAAACGATACCGGAGAAAGATATGTTTGAAGCATTACATGATAATGTTTCTCAAACAGATTTAGAAACCTTTTACAGTCATAGTAGTAGTTCACTGATACAATGCTTACCTAAGAGCACCGTAGCATTAATGACATTACCTTATACAGAAGATTCTACTGTTCAAGAATATTCGTTTTCCtctacaaataatatatcaagGTCAGATCCAATGTTAACTGAAAAAACGTTCCATGACAAATTCAGTAGTATAGAGACTCAAACTGAACAAGGATATTCTCAGACGTTTTTTGACTCTGACGCTTTATCTAGAACTTTTGCTTTGAGTTCTACCATTGAAACTCAAACAAcagataattttgataatatggAACAATTGTTCTATAACAATACTTACACTCAAACTTCTGATGAAATGATATCATCCGATCTAGTGTTAACTAATATTCAAACACAAACTGCTTGGACGCAATTGGACGATACAACGGTTTCTGCTGAAACTCAAACTAAGTCGCTAATTTGTGAAACAGGTTGCAACATCTCAATGGGTGCTTGTCGTTCATGGCTAAATGCGCAAACAAGTCATACTGAAACGCAAACTGATTTACTTAGCATATTTGAAGGACTTCagtaa